Proteins encoded by one window of Flavobacterium sp. N502540:
- the tsaD gene encoding tRNA (adenosine(37)-N6)-threonylcarbamoyltransferase complex transferase subunit TsaD, whose translation MQNSEVFILAIESSCDDTAAAVLHNDKVLSNVVANQLIHNQYGGVVPELASRAHQQNIVPVIDAALRKANVQKDQLTAIAFTQGPGLMGSLLVGSSFSKSLSLALKIPLIAVNHMHAHILAHFIDEEGFDKPEFPFLALTISGGHTQIVKVNGFFDMEIIGETTDDAVGEAFDKSAKILGLPYPGGPLIDKYAKLGNPKAFTFTKPKVPGLDFSFSGLKTAILYFIQKNKLENPNFIEENLNDICASIQHTIIEILMDKLKLAVKETGIKQIAIGGGVSANSGIRTRLKESEGKYGWKTFIPKFEYTTDNAAMIGIVGYQKYLSKRFETSAVVSKARIQF comes from the coding sequence ATGCAAAATTCAGAGGTTTTTATTCTCGCCATCGAAAGTTCATGCGATGATACTGCTGCCGCGGTTCTACATAACGACAAAGTACTCTCAAATGTTGTGGCCAATCAGTTAATTCACAATCAATATGGAGGTGTAGTTCCTGAATTAGCTTCAAGAGCACACCAGCAAAATATTGTTCCGGTAATTGATGCCGCACTTCGTAAGGCAAATGTACAAAAAGATCAACTAACTGCTATCGCTTTTACGCAAGGTCCCGGCTTGATGGGGTCTTTATTAGTAGGCAGTTCTTTTAGTAAATCACTGTCGTTAGCGCTCAAAATTCCGCTAATTGCTGTAAATCATATGCATGCCCATATCTTAGCACATTTTATCGATGAAGAAGGGTTTGATAAACCAGAATTTCCTTTTCTGGCGCTCACCATTAGCGGAGGTCATACCCAAATCGTTAAAGTAAACGGTTTTTTTGATATGGAAATTATTGGAGAAACTACTGATGATGCTGTTGGTGAAGCTTTTGACAAGAGTGCCAAAATCCTTGGACTTCCTTATCCGGGCGGACCCCTGATCGACAAATATGCAAAATTAGGAAATCCAAAAGCCTTTACTTTTACCAAACCGAAAGTACCGGGACTTGACTTTAGTTTCTCCGGACTAAAAACGGCCATCTTGTATTTTATTCAAAAAAATAAACTTGAAAATCCGAATTTTATTGAAGAGAATCTGAATGATATTTGTGCTTCCATTCAACATACTATTATCGAAATTTTGATGGACAAATTGAAATTAGCGGTAAAAGAAACCGGAATCAAACAAATTGCGATTGGCGGAGGAGTTTCGGCTAATTCGGGCATCAGAACCCGATTGAAGGAAAGCGAAGGCAAATACGGATGGAAAACCTTCATTCCAAAATTTGAATATACCACTGACAATGCCGCCATGATAGGAATTGTGGGGTATCAAAAATATTTATCAAAGCGTTTCGAAACTTCAGCAGTAGTTTCAAAAGCGCGAATTCAATTTTAA
- a CDS encoding zinc metalloprotease, producing the protein MKKIIVTAFTALVLFSCQNDQSESTDSKAEAAAHRGCASQEVLEAQLKADPSLAIRMNEINAFTENAILTKRLVNGKIEIPVVVNVLYRTAAENISNAQIQTQIDVLNKDFNALNSDYNSVPALFSGVKANVGITFVLDQVIRKSTTKTSWGTSDAMKKTAQGGLAPTSPTTKLNMWSCTIGGGILGYAQFPGGAAATDGVVVDPKYFGLSGAANAPFNLGRTATHEVGHWMNLRHIWGDATCGSDLVSDTPTHNTANYGVPAYPHYSTCSGTPVEMTMNYMDYVDDNAMYMFSQGQKSRMAAIFVTGGPRASFGI; encoded by the coding sequence ATGAAAAAAATCATTGTTACTGCATTTACAGCATTAGTGCTGTTTTCTTGCCAAAACGACCAATCAGAATCTACGGATTCAAAAGCTGAAGCCGCTGCACACCGTGGATGTGCAAGTCAGGAAGTTTTAGAAGCTCAACTGAAAGCTGATCCTTCTTTAGCAATCAGAATGAACGAAATCAACGCTTTCACTGAAAATGCTATCCTTACAAAACGTCTTGTAAACGGTAAAATTGAAATTCCGGTCGTAGTTAATGTTCTTTACAGAACTGCAGCAGAAAACATTTCTAATGCGCAAATTCAAACACAAATTGATGTCTTAAATAAAGATTTCAATGCCTTAAATTCAGATTACAATAGTGTACCAGCTCTTTTTTCTGGTGTAAAAGCAAATGTTGGAATTACATTCGTTTTAGATCAGGTAATTAGAAAATCTACTACCAAAACTTCATGGGGAACAAGCGATGCCATGAAAAAAACAGCTCAAGGTGGTCTTGCGCCAACTTCTCCAACAACAAAATTAAACATGTGGTCTTGTACTATTGGAGGAGGTATTTTAGGTTATGCACAATTTCCTGGAGGAGCTGCAGCTACAGACGGAGTTGTTGTTGACCCTAAATATTTTGGTCTTTCGGGAGCTGCAAATGCACCGTTTAACTTAGGAAGAACAGCTACTCACGAAGTAGGACACTGGATGAACTTACGTCACATCTGGGGAGATGCTACTTGTGGAAGTGATTTAGTTTCAGATACTCCTACACACAACACAGCAAACTATGGTGTACCAGCTTATCCTCACTATAGCACTTGTTCAGGAACTCCTGTTGAAATGACAATGAACTACATGGATTACGTTGATGACAACGCTATGTATATGTTCTCTCAAGGGCAAAAAAGCAGAATGGCTGCGATATTTGTTACCGGAGGTCCAAGAGCTTCTTTTGGAATCTAA
- a CDS encoding DUF4159 domain-containing protein, with amino-acid sequence MKKAFLLLLMVSISSFSQEIALLKYSGGGDWYANPTSLPNLIKFCNANINTRIKAKPSTVEPSNPDLLSYPFVHMTGHGNVIFSDADVSNLRNYLNGGGFLHIDDNYGMDQYIRKEIKKIFPNNNLIEIPANHPIFQKPFPFPNGLPKIHEHDGTRAQAFGIFIENKLVLLYTYECDLGDGWEDPEVHNDPAPVRDKALKMGANIINYIFTN; translated from the coding sequence ATGAAAAAAGCATTTCTCTTGTTATTAATGGTTTCAATCTCTTCCTTTTCACAGGAAATTGCATTGCTAAAATATAGTGGTGGCGGTGATTGGTATGCCAATCCAACATCATTACCTAATTTAATAAAGTTTTGCAATGCTAACATCAATACGAGAATAAAAGCAAAACCATCGACGGTCGAACCGAGTAATCCGGATTTACTTTCCTATCCGTTTGTTCATATGACAGGACATGGAAATGTTATTTTTAGCGATGCTGATGTAAGTAATCTAAGAAATTATTTAAATGGTGGCGGCTTTCTGCATATTGACGACAACTACGGAATGGACCAATACATCCGAAAAGAAATTAAAAAAATATTTCCAAACAATAACTTAATCGAAATCCCCGCAAATCATCCCATATTCCAAAAACCTTTCCCGTTTCCAAATGGTCTGCCAAAAATCCACGAACACGACGGAACGCGTGCTCAGGCCTTTGGTATCTTTATCGAAAACAAATTGGTATTACTCTATACTTATGAGTGTGATCTAGGAGATGGCTGGGAAGATCCCGAAGTACACAACGACCCTGCTCCTGTTAGAGACAAAGCCTTAAAAATGGGCGCCAACATTATCAATTATATTTTTACCAATTAA
- a CDS encoding AI-2E family transporter, giving the protein MITSKTISNGILRALTTILIVAAVLYFLYQIQTVIVYLCISLLLCLIANPLIQFLKNKLKFSNSLAATTALILFILAIVGFILLFVPLIISQANNLSLLDTQNLQQQFLETERSIENYFNIQHLDLNKVLKESKITSIIDFSYFTGFLNSIIGFMANMGMGLVSVFFITFFFIKDQDAFKISARKILPDTNEDKILNSITKINHFLTRYFIGLLLQLTVVFILYLVVLMIFGNKNAFVIAFLCAILNIIPYIGPIIGTILAGLLTMISMIGSDFQSEILPKTIYVLIGFLLVQAIDNNISQPIISSKSVNSHPLEIFLITLISGITFGIVGMIIAIPAFTMVKVILKEFFPDNKIVSVLTERI; this is encoded by the coding sequence ATGATAACATCGAAAACAATATCTAACGGAATTTTGAGAGCTTTAACAACAATCCTGATTGTCGCGGCTGTCCTGTATTTTCTATACCAAATCCAGACTGTGATTGTCTATCTGTGCATTTCACTGTTATTGTGTTTAATCGCCAATCCGTTAATCCAATTTTTAAAGAATAAATTAAAGTTCAGTAACTCATTGGCCGCAACTACAGCGTTAATCTTATTTATACTTGCAATCGTCGGTTTTATTCTACTGTTTGTGCCATTAATCATTTCACAAGCCAATAATTTATCATTACTTGATACTCAAAATCTGCAACAGCAATTTCTCGAAACAGAACGCAGTATTGAAAATTATTTTAATATACAGCATCTGGATCTCAATAAGGTTTTAAAAGAATCCAAAATCACATCAATAATCGATTTCAGCTACTTTACTGGTTTCCTGAATTCCATTATTGGTTTCATGGCGAATATGGGAATGGGATTGGTATCTGTTTTTTTTATTACCTTTTTCTTTATCAAAGATCAGGACGCCTTTAAAATTAGTGCCCGAAAGATTCTTCCTGACACCAATGAAGACAAAATCTTAAATTCGATAACCAAAATAAACCATTTTCTGACCCGTTATTTTATTGGTCTGCTACTGCAGTTAACGGTTGTATTCATCCTGTATCTAGTTGTTTTAATGATTTTCGGAAATAAAAATGCCTTTGTTATTGCCTTTTTATGTGCCATTTTGAACATTATTCCATATATAGGTCCAATTATAGGAACCATATTGGCAGGACTTTTAACAATGATTAGTATGATCGGAAGTGATTTTCAATCAGAGATACTTCCTAAAACAATCTATGTACTTATAGGCTTTCTGTTGGTTCAGGCTATTGATAATAACATCAGTCAACCCATAATCTCATCAAAAAGCGTAAATTCGCACCCGTTGGAAATATTCCTGATTACCTTAATCAGTGGAATTACTTTTGGAATTGTTGGGATGATTATTGCCATTCCGGCATTTACTATGGTGAAAGTAATTTTAAAGGAATTTTTTCCTGACAACAAAATTGTCTCTGTATTAACCGAAAGAATTTAA
- a CDS encoding translocation/assembly module TamB domain-containing protein: MLALAIILALPVVQTKIARYVTESLNTDFKTDISVEKVAINIFGGVKLKKVLIRDHHKKTLIYSDIITTDILSIKRLLDGDLLFGDIRLTGMIFNLKTYKNEDENNINKFIKLFETGKKTPKSNKHFLLTAKNAYISQGAFSVVDENKNTPRFLDFKKLNAYISEFKLYGPDVSTNIHRFSFLDHRGLYVSNFAGKFSYTKKQIKVENLAIKTKRSFIYGKAILNYKIEDFLHFTDKVKFDVALDSASIASNDIRYFYDGLGKNQHFKIKTKIKGTLNDLNLRRLRLSDTNGSRIFGTINFKNLLGSKTQKFSMDGKFEKLVSSYDNLVVLLPGILGKTLPKELRRIGKFNIVGKAKVSTTALETDFKMITDLGNGQVDLHMNNIDFIDKASYSGNVILESFNIGAVLNRKDIGRTTLNVDVDGVGFTEKYLNTIVKGDIAKLDYNKYTYNNIVVNGNFKLPYYKGQVSINDPNLSLLFDGMVDLSKRENRYDFHIKVDNADLRKLKFISDSISHFRGDAIVAVTGNSIENLQGTISIKEAVYQNPQDTYVFDDLTVSSNFDADKLRTITVSSNDVVNGEIVGKFQFAQLDKLVMNSVGSLYTNYKPYKLKKGQFLRFNFHVYDKIVEMLYPDIKIDSSTTVRGKIDSDLQEFKFKFNSEKIVAAKNTFDNIRITIDNKNTLYNAYVELDSIKTPYYKVRDFNLINVTAKDTLFVRSEFKGGDKGEDYFNLDLYHTIDKNKNNIVGIKKSEMKFKDYLWYLNEDAEKDNQIVFDQYFKNFTIDNIVLSHENQKIDLNGVIKGKDYKDLVLNFEDVDINKITPFNSKFVFNGNLNGNVNYKQNKDVYQPTASIVIDHLNLNKTDLGTLNFDISGDESFKKFTINSSIQNGFTESFKAEGTFAVENKETFLDLSLKLEGFNLATLGTVGGDVLSNVRGSVSGNAAVVGNLKKPEINGRLYVEKAGMTIPYLNTDYELSDRTVIDLTDEKFLFRNNQLTDTKYGTKGLLNGSIEHHNFGDWKLDLNITSKRLLALDTKDSEDAAYFGTAFINGTASIKGPTEGLFIKVEAKSEKGTQVKIPINNAQSVGESNWIHFVTPQEKYNLANGILEKTKNYNGLELEFDFDITPDAEVEVILDRSSGHGMKGKGYGSLLFKINTLGKFNMWGDFQAYEGTYNFKYGGLIDKKFSVKKGGSIIWEGNPMKAQLNLEAVYKTTANPAVLLDNTSSFNKKVPVEVVIGLRGDLASPEPNFDIQFPSVSTVLKSEIQYKLDDKDIRQTQALYLLSTGSFMSTDGFSQGDFSGTLTETASSLLGGIIKSDNDKVNIDLNYISADKRLGQEADGQFVANISSQINERITINGKLGVPVGGVNESAIVGDIEILYRVNEDGSMNLRLFNKENDINYIGQGIGYTQGVGISYEVDFDTFSELVNKLFKNHKLERAIKNSTNDLQDNNLNPDFVNFSNKKNADKNKKKEEKKEKKEEPKVPPPINNEGLIPDNDF; encoded by the coding sequence TTGCTAGCACTTGCTATCATCTTGGCTTTGCCTGTGGTTCAGACAAAAATAGCGAGATATGTTACGGAATCTTTAAATACTGATTTTAAGACTGATATTAGTGTTGAAAAAGTAGCCATAAATATTTTTGGAGGTGTAAAACTCAAGAAGGTTCTGATTCGGGACCATCATAAGAAGACTTTAATCTATTCTGATATAATTACCACTGATATTCTTAGCATTAAAAGATTATTAGATGGTGATTTGCTTTTTGGAGATATTAGGCTGACCGGTATGATTTTTAATCTCAAAACGTATAAAAACGAAGATGAGAATAATATCAACAAGTTTATTAAGCTGTTTGAAACAGGAAAAAAAACACCAAAATCCAACAAACACTTTTTGTTGACTGCTAAGAATGCTTATATATCTCAGGGGGCTTTTTCGGTTGTGGATGAGAATAAAAACACGCCAAGATTTCTTGATTTTAAAAAATTGAATGCGTACATCAGCGAGTTTAAGTTATACGGACCGGATGTAAGTACTAATATTCACCGATTTTCTTTCTTAGATCATCGTGGCTTGTATGTGTCAAATTTTGCGGGGAAGTTCAGTTACACCAAAAAGCAGATCAAAGTTGAGAATCTGGCGATAAAGACCAAAAGATCTTTTATTTACGGAAAAGCGATTTTGAACTATAAAATAGAGGATTTTCTACATTTTACCGATAAAGTAAAATTTGATGTAGCGCTGGATTCTGCTTCCATTGCGTCAAATGATATTCGTTATTTTTATGATGGTTTGGGAAAAAACCAGCATTTTAAAATTAAAACAAAAATAAAAGGAACATTGAATGATCTTAATTTAAGACGTCTTAGATTGAGTGATACTAATGGTTCAAGAATCTTTGGAACAATTAACTTCAAGAATCTTTTAGGAAGCAAAACACAGAAGTTTTCTATGGATGGTAAGTTCGAAAAACTGGTTTCGAGCTACGATAATCTGGTCGTTTTATTGCCGGGTATTTTAGGTAAAACACTTCCAAAGGAATTACGACGAATTGGGAAATTCAATATCGTTGGAAAAGCAAAAGTTTCGACTACAGCCTTAGAAACCGATTTTAAGATGATTACCGATTTAGGTAACGGTCAGGTTGATTTACACATGAATAATATCGATTTTATTGACAAAGCCTCGTATTCCGGAAATGTAATCCTGGAGAGTTTTAATATTGGTGCGGTACTGAATCGTAAGGATATTGGCAGAACGACTTTGAATGTAGATGTAGACGGGGTAGGATTTACCGAAAAATACCTCAATACCATTGTTAAAGGAGATATCGCAAAATTAGATTACAATAAATACACCTATAATAATATTGTTGTAAACGGGAATTTTAAATTGCCTTATTATAAAGGACAGGTATCTATAAATGATCCCAATTTAAGTTTGCTGTTTGACGGAATGGTCGATTTAAGTAAGCGTGAAAATCGTTATGATTTCCATATTAAAGTAGATAATGCCGACTTGCGTAAGCTTAAATTTATAAGTGATTCTATTTCGCATTTCAGAGGGGATGCCATTGTAGCAGTGACCGGAAATTCGATCGAGAATTTACAGGGAACAATTTCGATCAAAGAGGCTGTTTATCAAAATCCTCAGGACACCTATGTTTTTGATGATTTGACAGTCAGTTCGAATTTTGATGCCGATAAATTGCGTACCATAACAGTTAGTTCTAATGATGTGGTAAACGGAGAGATAGTAGGTAAGTTTCAGTTTGCACAACTGGATAAGCTGGTTATGAATTCAGTGGGAAGTCTGTATACCAATTACAAACCTTACAAACTTAAGAAAGGGCAATTTTTGCGTTTCAACTTTCATGTTTACGATAAGATAGTGGAGATGTTATATCCGGACATCAAAATTGATTCAAGTACTACAGTTAGAGGTAAAATTGATTCGGATCTTCAGGAGTTTAAATTCAAGTTTAATTCCGAAAAAATTGTCGCTGCCAAAAATACCTTTGATAATATTCGAATTACGATCGACAATAAAAATACGCTTTATAATGCTTATGTAGAGCTGGACAGTATTAAAACACCTTATTATAAAGTACGTGATTTTAATTTGATTAACGTTACGGCTAAAGACACCCTGTTTGTAAGATCCGAATTTAAAGGAGGGGATAAAGGGGAAGATTACTTTAATCTGGATCTCTATCATACCATCGATAAAAATAAAAACAATATCGTAGGGATTAAGAAGTCTGAGATGAAATTTAAAGACTATTTATGGTATTTAAATGAAGATGCTGAAAAAGACAATCAGATTGTTTTTGATCAGTATTTTAAAAATTTCACTATTGATAATATTGTTTTGTCTCATGAGAATCAGAAAATAGATTTGAATGGTGTTATAAAAGGGAAGGATTATAAAGATCTGGTGCTGAATTTTGAAGATGTTGATATTAATAAAATCACACCTTTTAATTCTAAGTTCGTATTTAATGGTAATTTAAATGGAAATGTAAATTACAAACAGAATAAAGACGTTTATCAGCCCACGGCCTCTATTGTGATTGATCATCTGAATCTGAATAAAACGGATTTAGGGACACTTAATTTTGATATTTCCGGAGATGAAAGTTTTAAAAAATTCACGATTAATTCCTCTATCCAAAACGGATTTACAGAATCGTTTAAAGCAGAAGGAACTTTTGCTGTGGAAAATAAGGAGACCTTCTTAGATTTGAGTCTGAAACTCGAAGGATTTAATCTGGCTACCTTAGGAACAGTTGGAGGTGATGTACTTTCTAATGTCAGAGGATCGGTTTCAGGGAATGCTGCCGTGGTGGGAAATCTGAAAAAACCTGAAATTAACGGACGTTTGTATGTAGAGAAGGCCGGGATGACCATTCCGTACCTGAATACAGATTACGAATTAAGCGATCGTACTGTGATTGACTTAACAGATGAAAAATTTCTGTTTAGAAACAATCAGCTAACAGATACCAAATACGGAACAAAAGGATTGCTGAACGGAAGTATTGAACATCATAATTTTGGCGACTGGAAGCTGGATTTAAATATTACTTCTAAGCGATTGCTGGCACTGGATACTAAAGACAGTGAAGACGCAGCTTATTTTGGTACGGCATTTATAAATGGTACAGCCAGTATTAAAGGACCTACAGAAGGATTGTTTATAAAAGTAGAAGCGAAATCAGAAAAAGGAACTCAGGTTAAGATTCCTATAAACAATGCCCAGAGTGTTGGAGAAAGCAACTGGATTCATTTTGTAACACCACAGGAAAAGTACAATCTGGCAAATGGTATACTTGAAAAGACCAAGAATTATAACGGACTGGAACTGGAGTTTGACTTTGATATTACTCCTGATGCCGAGGTAGAGGTGATTTTAGATCGAAGTTCCGGACATGGTATGAAAGGAAAAGGATACGGATCGTTATTGTTTAAAATTAATACACTGGGTAAATTTAATATGTGGGGGGATTTCCAGGCATACGAAGGAACTTATAATTTTAAATACGGTGGTTTAATTGATAAAAAATTCTCCGTTAAAAAAGGAGGATCTATTATTTGGGAAGGAAACCCGATGAAAGCACAATTGAACCTGGAAGCGGTTTATAAAACAACTGCTAATCCGGCTGTATTGTTAGATAATACTTCTTCATTTAATAAAAAAGTACCGGTTGAAGTGGTAATCGGATTACGTGGAGATTTGGCCAGTCCCGAGCCTAATTTTGACATACAGTTTCCTTCCGTTAGTACCGTGCTTAAATCGGAGATACAGTATAAGTTAGACGATAAAGACATTCGTCAGACTCAGGCTTTGTATTTGCTGTCTACAGGTTCGTTTATGAGTACAGACGGATTTAGTCAGGGAGATTTTTCAGGGACCTTAACCGAAACCGCTTCCAGTTTGTTAGGAGGTATTATAAAATCAGATAATGATAAGGTCAATATCGATTTAAATTATATTTCTGCTGATAAGAGACTTGGGCAGGAGGCCGACGGTCAGTTTGTAGCGAATATTTCTTCTCAAATCAATGAAAGAATCACAATCAACGGAAAACTCGGAGTTCCTGTGGGCGGAGTAAATGAATCTGCCATTGTGGGGGATATCGAAATCTTGTACAGAGTTAATGAGGACGGATCGATGAATCTTCGTTTGTTTAATAAGGAAAATGATATTAATTATATAGGACAAGGAATTGGTTATACACAAGGAGTTGGTATTTCGTATGAAGTGGATTTTGATACTTTTAGCGAGCTGGTAAATAAACTTTTCAAAAATCATAAGCTGGAGAGAGCGATCAAAAATTCCACAAACGATTTGCAGGACAACAACCTAAATCCTGATTTTGTTAATTTCTCGAATAAAAAGAACGCAGATAAGAACAAAAAGAAGGAGGAGAAGAAAGAGAAAAAAGAAGAGCCAAAAGTTCCTCCACCCATAAATAATGAAGGATTAATTCCTGACAATGACTTTTAG
- a CDS encoding 16S rRNA (uracil(1498)-N(3))-methyltransferase, whose amino-acid sequence MQLFYNPDIDESTERFSFDKEESRHIIKVLRKKDSDILHVTNGSGLLFETEITLASDNKCIVEVISIKKSPAPKFRLHLAVAPTKMNDRFEWFLEKATEIGIQEITPVFCDRSERKVINPERFEKIILSAMKQSNETYLPKLNEAISFKEFIKQKNDGLQLIAHCEETDKKSLKEVLKPNESVTLLIGPEGDFSEKEIALALEHHFQPVTLGNTRLRTETAAVVACHSVVFFNEN is encoded by the coding sequence ATGCAATTATTTTACAATCCTGATATCGACGAGTCTACAGAACGCTTTTCTTTTGACAAAGAAGAAAGCCGTCATATTATAAAAGTTCTACGCAAAAAAGATTCCGATATACTACATGTAACCAATGGTTCGGGTTTGTTGTTTGAAACGGAAATTACTTTAGCATCAGACAATAAATGTATAGTCGAAGTTATTTCGATCAAAAAATCGCCTGCTCCAAAATTCAGACTGCATTTAGCGGTTGCACCAACCAAAATGAACGATCGTTTTGAATGGTTTTTGGAAAAAGCTACGGAAATAGGAATTCAGGAAATTACCCCTGTTTTTTGTGATCGCTCGGAAAGAAAAGTAATTAATCCGGAGCGTTTTGAAAAGATTATTTTATCGGCAATGAAACAATCTAACGAAACCTATCTGCCTAAATTAAATGAAGCCATTTCGTTTAAAGAATTCATCAAACAAAAAAATGATGGCCTGCAATTGATAGCGCATTGTGAAGAAACCGATAAAAAATCTTTAAAAGAGGTTTTGAAGCCCAATGAAAGTGTGACCCTGCTTATTGGACCAGAAGGAGACTTTTCTGAAAAAGAAATTGCACTGGCGTTAGAACACCATTTTCAACCTGTTACTTTAGGAAATACCCGTTTACGAACGGAGACTGCTGCAGTTGTAGCTTGCCATAGTGTTGTGTTTTTTAATGAAAATTAA
- a CDS encoding class I SAM-dependent methyltransferase, with product MNTAILDPNIQEFITQNSGVPITKLALQKNPFPELDWIIILNQIEAKSKAKDKLPTWFAAENIIYPSKISVEQTSSERTAAYKASLISGESLIDLTGGFGVDDYYFSQKFKNIAHCEINKDLSAIVKHNFKQLKVENCTFYADDSTSVLNQSNNKWDWIYIDPSRRNDAKGKVFMLKDCLPNVPDLLKFYFEKTDSILIKTAPLLDLSAGLSELQFVKNIHIIALENEVKELLFEIHKNYSGEINIKTANILKDKIETFDFILGDDISFPSYELPQKYAYEPNSAIMKSGGFDEVSTIFKINKLHKHSHLYTSETLIEFPGRRFEIEKTISYSKNEMKTELANQQANITTRNFPDTVENIRKKWKIKNGGNLYCFFTTDKNDTKIVLICRKIT from the coding sequence TTGAATACTGCTATTTTAGACCCAAACATTCAGGAATTCATAACTCAAAATAGTGGTGTCCCGATTACAAAATTAGCGCTTCAGAAAAATCCATTTCCTGAATTAGACTGGATTATAATTTTAAATCAGATTGAAGCAAAATCGAAAGCAAAAGACAAATTGCCGACTTGGTTTGCTGCTGAAAATATTATTTATCCCTCTAAAATATCGGTTGAACAAACTTCATCCGAAAGAACTGCCGCTTACAAAGCATCTTTAATTTCCGGAGAAAGTTTAATTGATCTTACAGGAGGTTTTGGTGTGGATGATTACTATTTCTCTCAAAAATTCAAAAACATAGCACATTGCGAAATAAATAAAGATTTATCGGCAATTGTAAAACATAATTTCAAACAGCTTAAAGTCGAAAACTGTACTTTTTATGCCGATGATTCTACTTCAGTTTTAAATCAATCCAATAACAAATGGGATTGGATTTATATTGACCCGTCCCGTAGAAACGACGCTAAAGGTAAAGTTTTTATGTTGAAAGACTGCTTACCCAATGTTCCTGATTTGCTAAAATTTTACTTTGAGAAAACCGATTCCATTTTAATAAAAACGGCTCCGCTATTAGATCTTTCTGCAGGATTATCAGAACTACAATTTGTCAAAAACATTCATATTATCGCCCTTGAAAACGAAGTAAAAGAATTGCTTTTTGAGATTCATAAAAATTATTCCGGCGAAATCAATATAAAAACAGCCAATATTCTAAAAGATAAAATCGAGACTTTTGATTTTATTTTAGGAGATGATATTAGTTTTCCTTCTTACGAGCTTCCTCAAAAATACGCTTACGAGCCAAATTCGGCTATTATGAAATCAGGAGGATTCGATGAAGTAAGTACTATATTTAAGATCAACAAACTTCATAAACATTCTCATCTGTATACCTCAGAAACTTTAATCGAGTTTCCCGGACGACGTTTTGAAATCGAAAAAACAATCTCATACAGCAAAAATGAGATGAAAACTGAATTGGCCAATCAGCAGGCCAATATCACAACGCGAAACTTTCCGGACACGGTAGAAAACATCCGCAAAAAATGGAAAATAAAAAACGGCGGAAATTTGTATTGTTTTTTTACAACTGATAAAAATGATACCAAAATAGTTTTAATTTGCAGAAAAATAACTTAA
- a CDS encoding TrmH family RNA methyltransferase, with product MQLTHEENQFERKTFPITLVCDHIYFQQNIGSLFRISEAFGVENIIFLGKDIPLTPRKINKTSRSTHLHVAHTIIEETADLADYLLQNNFEIIALEIASNSKPLREVLIPDNQKIALLIGSEINGISEELLKISNQIVHINMFGKNSSMNVVQAASIALYEITTF from the coding sequence GTGCAGCTTACTCACGAAGAAAATCAATTTGAACGAAAAACATTTCCGATCACATTAGTTTGTGATCACATTTATTTTCAGCAAAATATTGGTTCTCTTTTTAGAATCAGTGAGGCATTTGGAGTGGAGAATATCATTTTTTTAGGAAAAGATATTCCATTAACACCCCGAAAAATCAACAAAACTTCACGAAGCACTCATCTTCACGTAGCCCATACGATAATTGAAGAAACGGCCGATCTGGCGGACTATCTGCTTCAGAATAATTTCGAAATTATAGCTTTAGAGATCGCAAGCAACAGCAAACCACTAAGAGAAGTTCTTATTCCTGACAATCAAAAAATTGCACTTTTAATTGGAAGTGAAATTAACGGAATCTCTGAAGAGCTTTTAAAAATTTCAAACCAAATTGTCCACATCAATATGTTTGGAAAAAACAGCAGTATGAATGTTGTACAAGCGGCAAGTATTGCCCTTTATGAAATTACTACTTTTTAA